In Planctomycetaceae bacterium, the DNA window AGTTGATTCCCCGTCTCAGCGACCTGGCGGTCTTTCTCCGGTTACTCGCGCGTTCTGCCACAGGTCAGCCGATCACCACGTATTCGTCTCATTTTCACGGCCCCCAGGAAGGAAGCGAAATGCACATTGTCCTCGTCGACAATGGCCGCAGCGAAATCCTGAAGTCGGGTGAATTCCGGAAAAGCCTGAACTGCATTCGTTGTGGCGCGTGCATGAATACCTGCCCCGTATACCGACGCAGTGGAGGTCACAGTTACGAAGCAACAGTCCCCGGGCCGATTGGATCGATCCTTTCGCCACTGAAGGATGCAGCCAGCCATAGCTCCCTGCCTTTCGCCTGCAGTCTGTGCGGTTCGTGCACAGATGTTTGCCCAGTAAAGATCGACCTTCACCATCAACTGTTCGCATTAAGAAGCGAGCTGGATCGCAAGCACCTGGTGCCGATATCCAAGAAACTGCCGATGAAAATCGCCTCAGTTGTTCTGTCGCGTGCCTGGCTTTTCAATATCACCGGAAGGATGGCCAGAACTGCGCTAAGGCTGAGTCCGCGATTTGCTGTTTACAATGGACTGAACGGCTGGGGAAAACAACGAGAGTTGCCAGAGGCACCGGCAAAGTCATTCCGCCAACTCTACGCAAACCGCAAACGAACGACGCCACAATCCAACCGCAACTCCACTCAGGGAAGTGAATCATGAGCACCGCCCGTGAAGCCATTTTCAAACGTCTTCGAACGGCGCTGCCCCAGTCTTCACCCCTGCCAGAACTTCCAGCGGAGGGTCCCTGGCAAACGTTCGATGATCGTTACTCCCGCTTCAGTGAAGTCCTCGAGTTCGTTGGTGGCACGGCCGTTCGGGTTGCTACGGTAGCCGAAGCCAATACCCATCTGCAGGCTCACCCCAAATGGAACGAGTCCACCGTTCGTTGTTCGGTGGTAGAAGGCCTCGGCGATTCAACATTCGACCTGAACGCAGTTGAAGACCCACACTTGCTCGAAAATGTGGGATTTGCCGTGCTCAAAGGACACTTCGGAGTTGCAGAAAACGGTGCAGTCTGGGTGACAGACAACACCGTCAAGCATCGCGTCCTCTATTTCATCCCTCAATACATCGCAATTGCAATTCCATCAGTCAGCCTCGTGAACAACATGCACGAAGCCTACACGAAGATTTCAGCAAAGGATCATGCTTTCGCCGGATTCATTTCCGGACCGTCCAAAACGGCCGACATCGAGCAATCACTCGTCATCGGCGCTCATGGTGCACGAGCACTGACAGTGTACCTGATTGATGAATGGCCGGCAGAAAAGTAAGTTCGACGCGATAAGCCAATCACCTCAGGGCCACCGCAGTGACGGCGATTTAGCTGGAGAGGTTTTCCATCAGCTGGATACTTGCAGGCCCGACAAGGACCACAAAGATCCCCGGAAAGATGAAAAGGACCAGAGGGAAAATCATTTTCACCGCTGTCTGTTGCGCTTTTTCTTCGGCCATTTGACGGCGTTTCACACGCATCGTGTCGGACTGAACGCGAAGTGCCTGCGAAATTGACGAACCAAAACGGTCAGCCTGAATGAGAATCGCAGCAAGCGCACGGACGTCGTCGACTCCCGTTCGCACGCCAAGATCGTGCAGCACTTCTCGACGCGGTTTTCCCATCTGCATCTGCATGTTGCAGGTCGAAAGTTCCCCGCAGACCTCGGGAGCACCATCCTCCAGTTCTTCTGCGACCTTTCGCATGCCGGCATCAAGTCCAAGACCCGCTTCCACACAAACCACCAGAAGGTCCAGTGCATCGGGAAGCTGAAGAAAGATCTTGGCCTGACGAGAAGACTTCAGAAGCGTCAGACACAGTTCCGGAACATAGAATCCCAATCCGCCGCCAATCACCAGTGACATCCAGGAATTCGAACCCGGGGTGGCAGTCAGGAATCCGTAGCCGCCACCGAACAGTACGCCGGTCACCAGACCAAGAAACTTAATGGCCAGAAAGTTGCGAGGGGCATTGGGGCTGCTGAAACCAGCATTTCCAAGTCGCACCTTCAGAGCACTTTGTTCTGTTTCTGTCTTTGGCTGCAGCGCCTTCGATAGTGCCGGAGCGGCACGTTCAATCATGCTGCTCATCGCGCCTGGCTGTTGTTGCTGCTGCGTACCTTCGCGTCTGGCCCGTGAGAACGGATCACGGATATCTTCCAGCCGTTCTGAGGCACGGGATTTTTGCCTGGAAAACATCGAAGCAACGCCCCAGACACCAAGGAAAATGGCAACGAAGGCAGCAATCGGAATCAGACTTGCAAAATCCATGGCACTGACTTTTCAAAAAACGGCGGACTCTGAGTTCTCAATCAATCAACATAAATTTTGACGTCAAATCAGACTTTGATATCGACGATCTTCTTAATTGCGATGGCACCAAGCACTTGCATGAAGATCGCCGCATACATCATTTTCTGCCCAGTCGGATGCTCGAACAGCACCATCACGTAGTCAGGATTGATGTAATACACTGCGAAGAACAGAGCGACTGGCAGACCCATCAGTACCACACCGCTGATTCGACCTTCGCCGGTCAGTGCTTTCACCTGCCCAAGCAACTTGAAGCGTTCGCGAACCAGGAAACTGATCTTGTTCAGAATCTCGGCGAGGTCGCCCCCAGCCGTACGCTGAATGGCAACCGCAGTTACGAAGAATTTGAGGTCCAGGTTTGGCACCCGCAGAAGCATGTTTCGAAGTGCCTGTTCCAGCGGAATCCCAAGATTCTGCTCGTCATACACAGTGCGAAATTCCGTCGAAATCGGTGCTGGCATTTCAGAGGCAACAACATTCAGGCCCGAAGCAAGACTGTGTCCGGAACGCAGAGCGCGTCCCATGAGCTCGAGGGCATCCGGGAGCTGTTTTTCAAAACGCCGGAATCGACTGCGACGACGCAGCAGCAGCCAGAGCCAGGGGGTGCAGAACCCACCGACAGCACCCAGAGGAATCATCGGAGCAGGGGCTCTTGCGATCATCGTGAACATGGCCCCCAGCGCTGCGGCTCCTGCACACGCGCCAAGGAAGTGTTCAAACTTCAGTGGACAATCTGCCTGGCGAAAGAACATCGGCAGAGACGCAAATCTTTTCACAATCGCGTTGACAAGACCGTTAGCCCCGTCCAGGCCATCGCGAATCAATGAGTCTGCAATCTCTTTGCGACTCGGTTCGGCCGCACCGGTAAACGCAGCCAAACGCGCCTCGAGGTTCGAATCCCCTCCGGCAGTAAGGATCTGGCCGAGACCGAAAACGAGCGCAAGCACGCCGATAAAGGCAGCTCCCATGTAGATCAGTGTTGGATCCATAGTGGTCCCCAGTTTTTTCGATTCCGTCGAAGAGCCAGTTGCAACGTAAAACAATTCATCAACAGAGAGAGATCATTAGCCGAACGATTCCTGACTAAGGCGTTCGCATTGTCCGTTGGGCAAACAACCCTGATGGCAGACGAACACCGGCTGATTCGAGCTGTTCGATGCACTTCGGACGAACACCCGTCGATTCGAAATGCCCGAACGCTTTGCCGTTTTCGCCAATACCGTCCTGTATAAACTTAAAGATGTCCTGCATAACAATCGTTTCACCTTCCATGCCCACAACCTCTGTAATATAGGTCACTTTACGCGGCCCGCCCTGAAGGCGATTCGCCTGAATGATCAGGTGAACGGCAGAGGAAATTTGTTTTCGAATGGCCGAAAGCGGTAATTCAATACCGCTCATGTTAATCAGCGTTTCAATACGAGAGATTGCATCACGTGGATTGTTGGCGTGCACTGTTGTCAAAGAACCATCGTGACCAGTATTCATCGCCTGAAGCATGTCCAGCGTTTCACCACCTCGACACTCGCCGATGATGATCCGGTCCGGTCGCATACGAAGGGCGTTCTTGACAAGGTCGGTGGCGGTCACTCGCCCTTTGCCTTCAATATTTGGAGGACGAGTCTCCAGTCGCAGCACGTGTTCCTGCTGCAATTGAAGCTCCGCCGCGTCTTCGATGGTGATGATTCGATTCTCGTTCGATATGAAGCTTGAAAGCGTATTCAGCAGTGTGGTTTTACCAGAACCAGTACCTCCGCTGATGATCATATTCAGACGAGCCTTCATCCCGCCTTCAAGGAACATGACCATCTCGGGCGTGAACGCACCAAACTTCAGCAGGTCTTCCAGTGTCAGCGGATTTGACCCGAAGCGACGAATCGTCAGCGAAGGACCGTCAAGTGCCAGAGGCGGGATGATTGCATTCAAACGCGAACCGTCCGGCAATCGCGCGTCCACCATCGGAGAGGTTTCGTCGACGCGGCGACCGACCTTGGAGACGATGCGGTCAAGGATCTGCAACAGGTGATCGTTGTCGCGGAACGTAACATCAGACTTCTGAATTCGTCCTCCTTTTTCGATGAAGACGTGCTTTGGGCCGTTGATCATGATGTCCGCAACGCCCTCTTCCTTCAGGAGCAGTTCCAGCGGACCGAAGCCAAACGCCTCATCAAGAACCTCTTCCACCAATCGTTCACGCTCGGAACGATTCAGCATCGGATTCTCGGTATCGCAAAGGTGCTCGACTACGACGCGGATCTCACGTCGCAGGCTATCGCCTTCCAGTTCCGAAAGACGGGTCAGATCCAGCTTTTCAACCAGCTTGCCGTGAATGTGCGACTTAAGTGTTTCGAAATCGTTCGTGCTTGATCGAGACGTCTTAACAGGGGCAATCATTTCGATGGAACTCCGTGTGCGGTAACCAGTTTCTACTTTCCCCGGCAGTCTCCGCGTTCTTCCTGAACGTTCGGACAGACCACGCCAATAATGGCGATACTGGAGAATAGGTCACGGATTCCGGCATGACGGCATGAACGTTCCGATTTGTTGCCGTAGCTCCACAGTTGAACCCTGAATTATGCACCAATTGGATTCGGTTGGATGGAATGTATTGATTCTTATTGACTGCGCACGAAAAAACCCGTCCCCGGAATTGCCCGGGGACGGGTCTCAAGTCATATGAACAGAAACAGGCAGAATTGCCAGCCTCCCGCCTGGCAGCCTGTTGAAAAACGGGACCAGCTCGAGCAGAAGACCTTAAAACACTGCGGTTTACGGCCGTGCAGCGTGCCTGCCCCGATTCTTCAAGGGACAGCTAGCGAGCTTCCTCTTCCTGTCCGAGACGGATAATCATTCCGCCACCACTGCCACCACCACGCGAAGGGTTGAGAATGTAATCGGCATCCAGAGCCTTCTCAATCCTTGACTTCGCCTGAGACAGGTGAGCCGTTGTGTATGGATCGTGACGATCAGCCGCAGCGGCCTGGGCCGATTCAATCTTTTTGAGAATCTGTCGCAACTGTTCTGACGCGAGCATGGAAATCGCGCGCTCGGCAGAATCGGCAGCGTTGGCGGGCATATTCAGATCGATCAGTCGCTGCATGTGCTCGCGTTGAAGATTCAATCGCAGGCTTGAAATGAAAGGCTTGCGGGCGGTGTATTCTCCCTCAGCCTTGGCATCCAGCTCGCTCCAGATTTCATTGGTCAGTGTCTGAAGCAGTTCCGGCAGCGTCAGGCTGTCCTGATCAGCCGGAATACGAAACTCGTTGTCGTAAACACGCTCCAGCGTCGTAGGATTCATGATTCCAGTCAGCATGGAAGCCTGAATCCCCATGATCCGATCGTGAATTGGCCACGTAGAATCATTGAAGGCAGAACGTGGGTTATCCAGCCACTTATCAAGTCCCATGGCTGTCACGAGTTCAGACGACAAACCAAACGCTTCATCCTTGAATGCATTGTTGATCACGAAGCGAAGGGCGGTCCGCTGCTGCTCAGCCGGTACTACGTTAATTGGCATTCGGCCGTTGGGATCGCCTTTCTTATCGCGGTTGACGAAGGCACCACCCAGCCAGTTGGACATCATCGAAAGTGATTTTGTCTGCAGGCTCAGTGTCAGTTCGTAGCCGTATCGAACACGGTCCCAGCTATCCCCGTCTTTGATGAACGAGCTAAGCAGTTTTTCGCGGTGATGCTTTGCAAGCCTCATTTGATTTTCGGCGTAGTCCACAGGATCCTTGCTGAAGTCATAACGGCGAGCCAGTGGGTCCGGTCCTGAAGTATCTTCATCTGTGGCGTAAACCAGCTCGGGCTCCGCGACGCGAGCAAGTACCGGCTTCGTGTCACCGAATGTGTAACCGTACTCGATGGCCCACATGTCATAGGGACCAATGCCCGTCATACAGTAGTCGCCCTGGATCTCGCCGGCCCCCAGATTGATGTTCGTGCCGATGTAGTCCATCACCGAACCTGCCAGCGGCTTCTTCCCTTTCACTTTTTCACTGTTGATTTCGGCGAGTGTGTAGACGCTGGAGGCTTTGAAGTTGTGTCGAAGACCGAGAGTGTGACCAACTTCATGTGCGACGAGATGCGCAATCAGAGGACCAACGAAAGATTCAGGCATGCCGTCGAGCATCTGCTCTTTCGGCTCATCTTTTTTCTTGTCCTCTTCCTTCTTCTCTTCTTTCTCTTCGTCAGCCTTCTCCCCCTTGTCGTCAGCATCCATCAAGGCCAGAGTCATCTGCATCAGGGCCAGGTCGAAACCCATTCCATCGGCCGCCATACACATGCCATTGACCTGAGATTGACGTCCCATCAATCCATCAAATTCATTGCGACCAATCATGCGAGGATCACCGGACGCCAGTGGATGCCCAACAAACGGCATCGCGGACTGACGAGCAATTTCCTGCTGAATAGACTGCCGTTCAGAAGGGGGCGCCAGTCGAATACGAGGATCCCAGGTGGGATGTTCCGCAAGCCAGGCCAGCGTGTCCGGGCCAAACCCTTCCATGGCAACTTTAGGCAGCGATTCCGTGAATTCCTTTTGATAGTGACGAATCCAGCCATCCGTCAGAATGATATCCGCATCCAGAATCTGTCCGGTCAGAGGATGGACTCGGCTTGGGCCGATGGCTGTTCCAATGTCATTGTTTAACCAGCGGACAAAGTTGAAGTTCACGTCCTCAGGATCTTTGTCCATGTGAGCTTTGGACGTGGCATCCTGGTAGTACACTTCGATCGCGTCAGAAATCCCGACGTTTTCAAAGGCCTTGTTCCACGAAATAATGCCTTCCCGAACCCAGCGACGATAACGTACCGGAGTCGTGTGCTCGATGAAGAAAACGATGGGTTCCTTCGGCGGACTGATCTTCAACTTGGGATCAGCCTTCTCAAGGTGCCAGCGATTGATGTAACGGATCGAAGTTTCGCGGTCGTTGTATTTGGCGAGGTCTGTGTAATTCGTCGTGAAGTACCCCACACGGGTGTCAGCTTCGCGAGGCTTGTAGCCCGTGCTGTCAGGAATGTCACTAATTGAGTAGTGCGCGGTCTTCAGCAACCCACCATTTGTCGGAATCTCGAACGCGATTTCAACATTGTTCTCAAACGCCTTGGCCGTCGCAATTTTGAACATGTTGTTCCGAACCATCGTGGGATTCGGACTGACATCAAATCCGAAAAACTGATTGGCCCGACCAACAAGCATCGCATCCATATCAATGACAGGTCCGCCACCCGGCCCAATGGTCACGATAGGGACCTCGAGCAGTACTCGATCCGTGAACAGACGCTTCACTGAGGACTCAGCCTCTTTGTCTCCATTTGCCCGGATGCTGATATTGGGTTCAATCAGCGCAAGATGCTTGTCATATCGACGCCAGTAGACGTAGTACTCTCCGGCCTGCAGGCCGGCATAGGTTTCGCCACTGGCAACCGTTAATGCAATGAAATACTTCTTGGACGCAAATGTCCGCGGCAATTCCGCGAGCATCTGATTGTCTTTGGCCCGAGTCCAAAGCGTATACATCGGGGTGATGTTCGCCTTGGTGACCACCTTCTCATACCCCTCCAGGACCTTTGCGTGTGGCGGGAACTCCGGAGGCGAACCTCCTTCCTGAGCAATAGTGCTGACGGACATCGCACACAGCGCTGCCGACAGAAATGTGGCCGGTTTCAGCCAGCAAAACAGCTTGCAAACCATTTTTGCCCTCTTCTCGAAGTGCGTAGAAACGAATAGTTCAGGGGCCATCGTTCCGCGTTTGCCAATGTCAGATGTCGATCTCACTGCAAAACGACGACGATCGCACAGGACGCAGGCTGCCCCGGGCTCTCAGAGCCTCCAGTCCAGCAATTCTACCTGTTTTCTAATGACGCGGAAGCTTCGCTCACCTGGTTTCGGCTCGATTCGCCAGGCTGCGGACATCCGCAATGCATGACAACCACAGCAGTAAAACCTACCGATCCTTTCCAAATTCCTGTAACCGCAGTTTGCGATACGACCGGAAACGGTATTTGGCAAAAAAACCGCAAGAGCAAGTTCAACACCGGCCTGTATTCAAAATGCACAGGACAACAGCAGCACGAAGATGTTGGCTGGAAGACTCTATTCCCCAGACTTTACCACAACCGCCGAAACTGCATTCACACCGCACAATACCCGAACTCCGGTACCAGCGCAAGAGTCCCTGGTGCGCAGCATGGCCAAAGCTTCCACCGTTGTTGGAGAGCTTTGTTGCCACGAACTAATCTTCCCAAGTGCCTCACCGTCAACCGACTGGACAGAGGCACCCGTCCAGTCGAATTGGCTGATGTCACCCGAATCCAGAGTGAGCCGACGAATGCATTTGTTGACGTGGCCCATTGCATCAATTCGCGCAATCGGCTCCTGACCGAGATAGCAACCTTTTGAGTAGCTGATCGACCTCTTGTTGCGATCGGCTTCCGGAGCCATCGTATCGCTCAACAAATCGATACCGAATACTGGCAGTCGATCCCTGATTCGCAGCAGGTCGAACCGGGGGTACCCCGCGAGCATTATTCCTGATGCCATCCAATCCTGGAGAACGGAGACCACATCCTCCTCAGGCAAACTGAAAATCACGGCTTCCCCTTCACTCAGGGAGGGTTTCAGCCAGCGAATTGAACCATGAAGGCCATTGATTACAGATTGACCACAGGAGTTTGCCAAAGCGTTTGCCGCCTCCGTGTTTTGTGACGCCACCAGCGCATCCTGAATGCGGGTTCCACAGATCGCAAAGCCAGCCACCGGCGTGGAAAGAGTTTCTACGGCTACATCATCCATAATGATGTATTTGTTCAGATGTTCGCACAAGGCCCCTGCATCCGGATTGAGCATCCAGATTTCGTGTTCCGCCTCGCCAGCAAGTATCCAGCCGTGGGCCAGCACTCGCGCTTTCGCATCCGTAAAAAAAGCCTCGCACGATTGTCCAGGGGAAAGTGCCTTCACATTGTTGGTACAGAAATTATGCAGGAATCGCGCACAGTCGCTCCCGGTTGCACGGAGCCGAGTAAACAGCGGCAACGGAACCACAACGGCGTCTGACCCTGCCTGGTTTTGCGAACCGGCCATATCCTCGGCCTTTTCACCAGCGTTGCCACCAAAGTGATGGAATGCCGTTTCTCCGAGGACAAGTGGCCCCTCAACACCACCTTGTTCAACCAACCACTTTTTTACGGTTTCGGACGTTTTCATTCGTTTTCTTTTTTCGCAGGCGCAAGGTATTCAAGGCGGCGTTTGACGGCATCAAACCGGGCATATCCATCGGGAATGATAGATGGCTCTACCGTCACTGGCCACTGGCTCATCGCTGCGAAGGGATGATTCGGGAAGCCCCAGGTACCAACATCGTGCAACAACGCGGCACTATTCAGAATCAATCCGGCCTCAATATCGGACGTGGACCCGGAAATGGCTGCACTCAGAAATTCCCTGGGATCCGCCAGACCACTCAGACCAAGAAATTCGGCGGCCCGACAGCGGACAAGGACAGACGCGTCGTTTCGGGCAATCGTCAGCATATCGTCTTTCAGGCTGCGGACATGATTCCAGCCAAACTGCGAACCAATGGCGGTTGTACTGATGACGCCCCAGTAACGTTCCAGCCAATCTTCCGATGCGCGCGCGGCGGCGAGTCGATGCAGTACTGAAGACACCTCAACGGCCTGTCCGGATTTGATGGCGTCCCCAACATGAAGCGGCGCATCAGCGATATCGGCAAGTCGGGAGATCTTCGCCTGATTCGCCTGTCCAAATTCCACAGGATGTTGGAACGCTTCTCTGGCGAGTTCACTTTCAGGTACAAAACTGAGATCAGGTAACGTGCGAACAATTTCACCCAATCGTGTTCGCAGCATCAATAACTGCGATTTGAAGTTCGGGTCATTTGCCAGATCACTCGTCTCGTGGGGATCCGCGTTCAGATCAAATAACTGTTCTGCCGGGCGCGGAGAGAAAAACTGCTGCTGAACAGCATTCAGTTTTCCGTCCTTTGACAATTGACGCCATTCACGAAATGCAGCATTCAGATAACGATAGTTGTTGTGCAGGCTGTCGATATTGAACGGCTGATAGTTTCGGATGTATTTGAATCTACCTTTCCGCAGAGTCCTCACGAAATCATATTTCTCATCGAAGCGATCCGCATATCCGAACGCTTCATCGCGTTCATCAACATCTTCGGATCTGACGTTCCTGCCCAGAAATGGCCGACCGTCGATTCCCTCTGGCAATTCAATATCAGCGAGACTTAACACAGTGGCGCCGAAATCGATGAAGCTCACAAAGCCATCGACGCGTGATGGCAGGTCGCGATCAACTAAATGCTTCCATCGTTCAGGCACACGAATCACAAGTGGCACATGCAGCCCACTCTCATAGGCATATCCTTTCCCTCGTGGAAGCACGCCCCCATGATCTCCGAAGTAGAAGATGAAGGTATCTTCGAGCAAACCATCGCTTTTCAGGCGATCCACCACGTTTCCAATTTGCTGGTCGACCTGCTGGATCCGGTCCAGATACCGAGCATACGTGTATCGAAACAACGGGGTGTCAGGGTGATACGGAGCGAGCGTGACACTGGCGGCAGAATGAACCGTGGGCCTGTCATCCACATCGGCATCCGGGAAATGCAAACTACTTTCGTGCGTGGTCGCGAAACTCTGCATGTAGAAAAAAGGTTGTCCTGCGGATCGCCCACCCCACGTTGCCTTCCTGGACGAATCGTCCCAGACTCCGGATCCTTCAGTGGCATTGTAATCCTTCTTGTTGTTGTTCGCCGTGTAATATCCTGCCTGACGCAAGAGTGCAGGAAACATTTGCACACCATCCGGCATTGGCACCGATACTGCTTTTCGGTGAAACTGGGTCCCAATTCGTGGACCAAGGCAGGACGTGATCAGAGTCGTCCGAGCAACGCTGCATACGGGTGCGTTTGAGAATGCGTGATTGAATGTCAATCCGTGATTGGCCAGCTCTGAAATCCTGGGCGTCGCTGCACCTGAGGGATCATAGATCTTCAACCAGTGTTTCGAGTTATCTTCGGAAATCAGCCACACAATGTTCGGTTTGTCTGCGGCTGTCGGTTCTGGATTTTGTCCGCAGCCGGGCGCTGCAAGGGTTGTTGTCGTCGCAAAAATCATGCATGCAACCAATGCGGTCCCGGACACAACTCCGCGAATTCCTCGTAACGCCATGCCGTACCTTTGCCAAAACTGACCCATCGTCTTAACTTTCCACTCGCATGCTTCAGAGAGCATCTCACGTCGATCAATCATTCATTACGCCTGCACATTAGTAGCCGAAGTATGAGATCTCATCCCCATCGTGGCAAATCGTCGAAACAATCACTCAGGCTGGAAGGACAACCTTCACATCAATGGTACGGTCGGGACGAATCAGACCGAAAGGGTCCCTGGGAGTTTACTCTTTGCGGTGAGCTCAGCGATAAACAGGGCGAACTCATCAATAGCCTGACAGATGTCCCGCGGGGAAGTCGCGGGATCCTGTACTTCGATTCCTGTGGAGGCAGCGTTTACGCGGGGCTCGCCGTTGCAACGCTCATTCGTCTTCGGCGCCTTCAGGTGACCGGTGTCGTCATCGGAGAATGCTCATCGGCAGCCCTTCTCAGTTTTTCGGCCTGCAAACGCCGCTTTGTAACGCACCAAAGTACTTTGCTTTTTCATCCAATGCGCTGGCAGTCAGAAGAAGACGTCAAGCTGGAAGAGGCGACAGAGTGGGCACGGCACTTCAAATTGCTGGAAAACAGCCTGGACGACGTTCTGGTCCGTATGTTTGGCATCTTAAGAGAAAAGTTGCACCTCTGGACTCGTCCCGGGCGTTTTGTCACCGGTCCCGAGCTGGCGGAAGCTGGCCTGGCAACGCTGATCGACGCATTCGAGGACGAAGACTGCTGGAAACAACTCACGGGCGGCTGAATCTCCGATATTGCACGCCCAGCCCCGTCTCATTCACGGAATTCTGGCCGATTCAACGCGGCTTATGCTTCCCGAGACCAGGATATCGTGAGAAATTGTCCGGCATTCAATTGCCGACGGATTCTTTTTGAAGACGCATCCCTCTTCCACAACTGTTGTGGGGCGGAAATCAACTGATACAGCGTCATGACTTTGCGATGGGCTCAGCCCTGCCAGGAAACACTTTGGACGTTCTTGCGGAAACAACTTTCGATGCGTTGGAGCTGTGTGATTCAACGCTGAAGCAGCTGAAGAAAATCGGATACAAACAGCCAAGCCCCATTCAGGCTGCGTTCATCCCTGTTGCACTCACCGGGAAAGACGTCATCGGACAGGCCCGGACAGGAACGGGCAAGACGGCAGCCTTCATGCTGCCAACGCTCGAAGTAGTGGACGTTGGCCGGAAAAGAGTTCAGGTGCTGGTGCTCGCACCGACGCGCGAACTGAGCGAACAGGTGCACGCAGAGTCTGTCAAGTTTTCCGGTGATGACGCATTGAAATTCGCGCTTGCCGTTGGCGGACGCCCAATTCACCGCCAGGTCGACGCAATCCGTGCGGGGGCTCAGATCGTCATTGGGACACCGGGGCGAGTCATTGACCTGATGCGTCGAGGTGCACTTAACCTGAGTGCCGTCGAAACGGTCATCCTGGACGAAGCGGACCGCATGCTGGACATCGGCTTTCGTCCGGACATCGAAAAAATTCTGCGTGGATGCCCGGCGGAACGACAGACGCTGCTCTTATCCGCGACGATGGCAGAACCGGTCGAACGACTTGCCAGAAAATATATGGTCGATCCTGAAATGGTCGACCTGTCCGAAGATCGCGTCGTCGTCGATACCATCGAGCAGTACTATGTGACCGTCGACGAGGACCGAAAGCGACAACTGCTGCTTCGCGTACTTGCACAGGAACTGCCTCGCCAGGCAATCGTGTTCACCCGCACAAAACGAGGGGCCGACGCACTTTACGACATGTTTTCCCGTCGACTTAAATCGAATCGCGTTGCCGTTATTCATGGCGATTTGCCGCAGCGACGACGTGATCGAGTCATCAAAGAGTTGCGATCGGGACAATTACGACTCCTGATCGCCACGGACGTGGTCGGACGCGGAATTGATGTCAGCGGCATCTCCCACATTATCAACTACGACATTCCGGAATACTGCGACGACTATGTCCATCGTGTTGGCCGCACCGGTCGTATGTCCTCCCACGAATCCGGGCGAGCGATTACCTTTGTTCGACTTGATCAGGGTGGCGAACTGACCAATATCGAGAAGCGAATCAATACCGTCCTGCCGGAATACATCGTCGAAGGCTTCGACGCATTCCGACGCAAAGAGCGAAAGAGCCGTTCGATCCGAAAATTCGGCAGCTAGTTCCAGGCTCCCGTTCAGTAACGGCGATCCGCTGG includes these proteins:
- a CDS encoding LUD domain-containing protein, with the protein product MSTAREAIFKRLRTALPQSSPLPELPAEGPWQTFDDRYSRFSEVLEFVGGTAVRVATVAEANTHLQAHPKWNESTVRCSVVEGLGDSTFDLNAVEDPHLLENVGFAVLKGHFGVAENGAVWVTDNTVKHRVLYFIPQYIAIAIPSVSLVNNMHEAYTKISAKDHAFAGFISGPSKTADIEQSLVIGAHGARALTVYLIDEWPAEK
- a CDS encoding type II secretion system F family protein, which translates into the protein MDFASLIPIAAFVAIFLGVWGVASMFSRQKSRASERLEDIRDPFSRARREGTQQQQQPGAMSSMIERAAPALSKALQPKTETEQSALKVRLGNAGFSSPNAPRNFLAIKFLGLVTGVLFGGGYGFLTATPGSNSWMSLVIGGGLGFYVPELCLTLLKSSRQAKIFLQLPDALDLLVVCVEAGLGLDAGMRKVAEELEDGAPEVCGELSTCNMQMQMGKPRREVLHDLGVRTGVDDVRALAAILIQADRFGSSISQALRVQSDTMRVKRRQMAEEKAQQTAVKMIFPLVLFIFPGIFVVLVGPASIQLMENLSS
- a CDS encoding type II secretion system F family protein, which codes for MDPTLIYMGAAFIGVLALVFGLGQILTAGGDSNLEARLAAFTGAAEPSRKEIADSLIRDGLDGANGLVNAIVKRFASLPMFFRQADCPLKFEHFLGACAGAAALGAMFTMIARAPAPMIPLGAVGGFCTPWLWLLLRRRSRFRRFEKQLPDALELMGRALRSGHSLASGLNVVASEMPAPISTEFRTVYDEQNLGIPLEQALRNMLLRVPNLDLKFFVTAVAIQRTAGGDLAEILNKISFLVRERFKLLGQVKALTGEGRISGVVLMGLPVALFFAVYYINPDYVMVLFEHPTGQKMMYAAIFMQVLGAIAIKKIVDIKV
- a CDS encoding CpaF family protein, translated to MIAPVKTSRSSTNDFETLKSHIHGKLVEKLDLTRLSELEGDSLRREIRVVVEHLCDTENPMLNRSERERLVEEVLDEAFGFGPLELLLKEEGVADIMINGPKHVFIEKGGRIQKSDVTFRDNDHLLQILDRIVSKVGRRVDETSPMVDARLPDGSRLNAIIPPLALDGPSLTIRRFGSNPLTLEDLLKFGAFTPEMVMFLEGGMKARLNMIISGGTGSGKTTLLNTLSSFISNENRIITIEDAAELQLQQEHVLRLETRPPNIEGKGRVTATDLVKNALRMRPDRIIIGECRGGETLDMLQAMNTGHDGSLTTVHANNPRDAISRIETLINMSGIELPLSAIRKQISSAVHLIIQANRLQGGPRKVTYITEVVGMEGETIVMQDIFKFIQDGIGENGKAFGHFESTGVRPKCIEQLESAGVRLPSGLFAQRTMRTP